Genomic DNA from Nocardioides aquaticus:
AGTGCGCTCGAATCGCAGTCGGTGCCGGTCTTCGCCGACCTCGGCCGCATCCACACCGGTTCGCCCTCGCTGGCAGTGGCGGCCGCCGCCGACGCGCTGATTCCGGTGTGCCGCAGCGACATGGCCTCGGTCCAGCACATGGTCGACCGCCTCGAGCTCCTCGTGCCGGCGATCGTCGACCGGAACGGCCGACCCCCGGTCGTGCTGCCGGTGGTCATCGCGCCCCGCCAACACGGCGGCACCATCGCCAACAGCGTCGCGGAGATCCTCGGCGAGACCGCCGTGGGGCCCACCCTGCGCGGGGTCAGCTGGCTGGCCTGGGACCCGGCCGCGGTCGCACACCTCGAGAACGGCGCCGACCCCTGGACCAAGCCCCTGCGCAAGTCGCCGCTGATGAAGTCGGCCCGCAAGGTGATGTGGATGGTCGGCCTGGCCACCGGGCTCTCGCACGCCGACCCTTCCGCCAAGAGCGGCGACAAGCTCGGTGCGCGTCGTCGACGTCGGGACGAGCCGGGGACTCAGGAGCAGCCGCAGTCCTGGGCGTCGCCCTACGTACCCCACGACGCGCCAGGTTCCGCCGACGGACCTCGCGGGGAGGGTCAGCAGGACGCACCCACCCAGGCGGCTACTCGGCCTCTCGGTGCCCCGCCTGCCTTGATACCGAACCACGGCGCTGAGACGCCGCCCGCCCCCACTGGCAGCGAGCAGAACGGCCACCTGAACGGCCAGGCCGACAGCCGGGCCGACCAGGCCGAAAGCCAGGACGCCGGGGTTGGCCGCTGGGAGACCGCAGCACGACAGGAGCGCCGCTGATGGAGCGATCCGAAGCACGCTCAGATGTACTCAGCCTCGACCACGCGCTGCTGCGCCGGCTCCAGGTCCGCGTCGGTGACCTGCTCGAGGCGGACCTCTCCGAGCGCCGGCGCCGCCATCAGCCGCCGCTGTCGGAGGAGGACACCGACGCCTTCAAGGCCGAGCTGGCCCACCGCGTCGTTGACGAGCACGCCCGATCCCAGGCCGAGGGCGGGCTGGGCCAGATGTCGTGGGAGGACACCCAGGACCTGGTCAACGCCCTGAAGAACCGGCTCTACGGCGCCGGGTCGCTGGAAGCGCTGCTGCGTGACGAGCGGATCGAGGAGATCGACGTTAACGGCTGGCAGAACGTCTTCGTCGACTACACCAACGGTGTGAGGGCCAAGGTCGCGCCGGTGTTCGCCTCCAACGAGGAGCTGATCGAGACCATCCAGACCCTCGCTGCCCACGAGGGCCTCTCGGGCCGCAGCTTCGACTCGGCCAACCCGCACGTGAACTTCCGGCTCGGCTCGGCGCGCGTCCAGGCCGTGATGGCCGTCAGTACCGCCCCGGTGATCGCGATCCGCCTGCACCACCGGCACATGCGATACATGCTCAAAGACCTGGTGGCCAACGGCACCATCGACCAGCCGCTGGCCGACTTCTTCGCCGCGGCTGTCCGCGCGAAGAAGAACCTCATGATCGGTGGCGAGACGAGCGCCGGGAAGACCGTGCTGCTGCGGGCCCTGGCCGCTGAGATAGGTCCCGAGGAGCGGCTGATCACCATCGAGCGGGCCCTGGAGCTGGGCCTGGAGGACGACGTCGAGGCCCACCCGGACACCGTGGTGATGGAAGAGCGTCTGGCCAACGCCGAGGGTGAAGGTGCTGTGCCCATGCGAGAGCTGGTCACCATCTCCAAGCGCATGCGGCCCGACCGGGTCATCGTCGGGGAGGTCTTGGGCGATGAGGCCCTGGTGATGCTCAACGCGATGATGCAGGGCAACGACGGCAGCCTGTCCACGATTCATGCCAACAGCTCCGAGGGCATCGTGGAGAACATCATCGCCTACGCGGTGCAGGCACCCGAGCGGCTCCCGCGTGCCGCGACGGTGAGCATGATCGCCAGCGGTCTGGACTTCCTCGTCTTCGCTCGCCGCTACCGCGGTGAGGGCGCCCAGCGCCGGGTCGTGCACTCGGTGCGCGAGATCGTCGGCTACGACGAGCACGGGTTGAAGACCAACGAGATCTTCCGGCCCGGGCCCGATGGGATGGCGGTGCGCGACGAACCGGTAGCGATCAACTGCATCGAGGCGCTGCGCGAGGTCGGCTACCGCGACCCAGGCCAATGGGACGACCTCGGCAGCTCGAGAGGGTGGGTCTGACATGGTCGCGCTTCTTGGGATCGCGCTGGCCCTCGGCCTGCTCGGCATCGCACGCCTGATCCGAGGCCTGCCGTTGCTTCCCTCCCTCCGAACCGGGGAGCGGGTCCGCAACAGCTCCAGCCGGCTGTCGGCCCACGAGCAGCGGACGCTGATAGCCGGTGGGGCGGTCGGCCTCGTGGTCGTGCTGGTGAGCCGCAACCTCGTGTTCGGCGTCATCGCCGGCGCCGCGGTGGTGCTGTGGCCGATGGTGGTGGGCGGCGGGAGGGCCGAACGTGCCGCCTTGGCCAAGCTGGAGGCGCTGGCCCAGTGGACCGAGGCGCTGCGCGACCTGGCGCAGAAGGGCTCCGGCCTGGAGTCGGTCATCCCCCGCACGGTCGACACCGCCTCCGACGTCCTGATCGTCCCGCTGCGGCTGATGTCGCGGCGGCTTAGTGTCAAGGTCCCGCTGCCCGAGGCGCTGAGTTTGTTCGCCGACGAGGTCGACGACGCCAGCGCCGACACCGTCGTCGCAGCACTCGCGCTCTCGGCCCGCCAACGCCGCGGCCGGCTGTCCGATGTGCTCGGCACCCTGTCGGAGGCACTGCGCGACGAGCTCGAGCAGCGCACCAAGATCATGCGCGAGCGCAACATGATCCGCCGCGAGGCCGCCCAGGTCGCCGCCCTGACCGCGGTGCTGGTCATCGGCGCCAGCCTCTTCGCACCGCCCAGCCTTCCCAACGAGGCCGACAGCGCCGCCCAGGTTCTGCCGCTGCTCCTCGCGGTCGCGTTCGTGCTCGTGTTTAGCCGGGTCCGCAAGCTCGCAGAACCGGAGATCGAGCCGCGGTTCTTGTCCTCTGCGACCGAGGTCCTCGAGGCCGCGACCTACCGGCCCAAGACACGGCCGGGTGCAGCTCGTAAGCCGCTCGAGGAGGGGACCCGATGAACCACGTAACGACGGGCGTGATGGTCCTCGGCGCGCTGCTCGCGCTCGGGTTGCTGCAGCTGCGCTGGCTGCTGTTTCCACCGGCCCCCGACCTGGTCGCCGAGATCGACCACTGGCGCCGCGGCCGCGAGCGCGCCACCGAACGAGCCGACTCACCCCAGCAGCTCTCACCCATTGGTCGCATCGCCCGCTGGGTCGTCGACCTCCTGCGGGCGCACCGGCCCGACTTCCTCGACAACCTCGCACCCGACCTGGCCATCACTCAGCGCGACCTGCAGTCCTGGCTCACCCGCGTCACCGGTCTGGCTCTCGGCTTCGGTCTGGCCCCCATTGTGCTGGTCTTGGCCCGCCGTCTGCGAGGCGACGAGGTCAGCGTGCAGTGGGCGCCGATCGTCGGCGTTCTCCTGGCCGTGGCGGCGGTGGTGCTCTCGGTCAGGGATCTGCGCAACCAGGCAGCCAGTGCCCGTGAGGAGTACATCCGAGCGCTCTCGATCTACCTCGACCTCGTCGCCATGAGCATGGAAGCCGGCCAAGGACACGCCCAGGCGTTGCCCGCGGCCTCACAGATCGGCACCCGACGCGTCTTCGACGAGATCCGCACTGCGATCGACCTGGCACCTTCGCGCGGCATCACCGCCTGGGAGGCGCTCGGCCAGCTGGGGGAGCGGTACCGCATCGTCGAGCTCATCAGCCTGCGGTCCAGCATCGAGCTGGCCCAAGACGACGGCGCCCGGGTCAAGGCGTCACTGATC
This window encodes:
- a CDS encoding type II secretion system F family protein, whose protein sequence is MVALLGIALALGLLGIARLIRGLPLLPSLRTGERVRNSSSRLSAHEQRTLIAGGAVGLVVVLVSRNLVFGVIAGAAVVLWPMVVGGGRAERAALAKLEALAQWTEALRDLAQKGSGLESVIPRTVDTASDVLIVPLRLMSRRLSVKVPLPEALSLFADEVDDASADTVVAALALSARQRRGRLSDVLGTLSEALRDELEQRTKIMRERNMIRREAAQVAALTAVLVIGASLFAPPSLPNEADSAAQVLPLLLAVAFVLVFSRVRKLAEPEIEPRFLSSATEVLEAATYRPKTRPGAARKPLEEGTR
- a CDS encoding CpaF family protein, with protein sequence MERSEARSDVLSLDHALLRRLQVRVGDLLEADLSERRRRHQPPLSEEDTDAFKAELAHRVVDEHARSQAEGGLGQMSWEDTQDLVNALKNRLYGAGSLEALLRDERIEEIDVNGWQNVFVDYTNGVRAKVAPVFASNEELIETIQTLAAHEGLSGRSFDSANPHVNFRLGSARVQAVMAVSTAPVIAIRLHHRHMRYMLKDLVANGTIDQPLADFFAAAVRAKKNLMIGGETSAGKTVLLRALAAEIGPEERLITIERALELGLEDDVEAHPDTVVMEERLANAEGEGAVPMRELVTISKRMRPDRVIVGEVLGDEALVMLNAMMQGNDGSLSTIHANSSEGIVENIIAYAVQAPERLPRAATVSMIASGLDFLVFARRYRGEGAQRRVVHSVREIVGYDEHGLKTNEIFRPGPDGMAVRDEPVAINCIEALREVGYRDPGQWDDLGSSRGWV